A single region of the Salvia splendens isolate huo1 chromosome 18, SspV2, whole genome shotgun sequence genome encodes:
- the LOC121777197 gene encoding GDP-mannose 3,5-epimerase 2-like, producing MGTVGETTYGAYTYQELEREPYWPSEKLRISITGAGGFIASHIARRLKSEGHYIIASDWKKNEHMPEDMFCHEFHLVDLRVMDNCLKVTEKVDHVFNLAADMGGMGFIQSNHSVIMYNNTMISFNMIEAARINGIKRFFYASSACIYPEFKQLETNVSLKEADAWPAEPQDAYGLEKLATEELCKHYNKDFGIECRIGRFHNIYGPFGTWKGGREKAPAAFCRKALTATDKFEMWGDGKQTRSFTFIDECVEGVLRLTKSDFREPVNIGSDEMVSMNEMAEIVLSFDDKKLPIHHIPGPEGVRGRNSDNTLIKEKLGWAPSMKLKDGLRITYFWIKEQLEKEKAKGIDLSTYGSSKVVGTQAPVQLGSLRAADGKE from the exons ATGGGAACTGTTGGTGAAACCACTTACGGTGCGTACACCTACCAAGAGCTGGAGAGGGAGCCATACTGGCCCTCGGAGAAGCTCCGGATTTCCATAACAGGAGCTGGTGGGTTTATTGCTTCTCATATTGCTAGGCGTCTCAAGAGCGAGGGTCATTACATCATTGCTTCCGACTGGAAGAAAAATGAGCATATGCCTGAGGACATGTTCTGTCACGAATTCCATCTCGTGGATCTGAGGGTGATGGATAACTGTTTGAAAGTTACTGAAAAAGTTGATCATGTGTTCAATCTTGCTGCTGATATGGGTGGGATGGGATTCATCCAGTCGAACCACTCGGTCATCATGTACAACAACACAATGATCAGCTTTAACATGATTGAGGCTGCAAGGATCAATGGGATTAAAAG GTTTTTCTATGCCTCCAGCGCTTGTATCTATCCCGAATTTAAGCAGTTGGAGACCAACGTTAGCTTGAAGGAGGCTGATGCATGGCCTGCAGAG CCTCAAGATGCTTACGGTCTAGAGAAGCTGGCCACCGAGGAGTTGTGTAAACACTACAACAAGGACTTTGGTATAGAGTGCCGCATTGGAAGGTTCCATAATATTTATGGTCCATTCGGGACATGGAAAG GTGGGAGGGAGAAAGCACCAGCTGCATTCTGTAGGAAAGCCCTGACTGCTACTGATAAATTTGAGATGTGGGGAGATGGCAAGCAAACACGATCGTTTACCTTCATTGATGAATGTGTTGAGGGTGTTCTAAG ATTAACGAAATCTGACTTCCGGGAGCCTGTCAATATTGGAAGTGATGAGATGGTGAGCATGAACGAGATGGCTGAGATTGTGCTGAGCTTTGATGACAAGAAGCTCCCAATCCATCACATTCCAGGGCCTGAGGGTGTCCGTGGTCGAAACTCAGACAACACTCTAATCAAGGAAAAACTTGGTTGGGCACCTTCCATGAAACTTAAG GATGGATTGAGGATCACATACTTCTGGATCAAGGAGCAACTCGAGAAGGAGAAAGCTAAGGGCATCGACCTCTCCACTTATGGTTCGTCCAAAGTGGTGGGGACGCAAGCTCCTGTTCAGCTTGGCTCACTTCGTGCTGCTGATGGTAAGGAATGA
- the LOC121777302 gene encoding uncharacterized protein LOC121777302, translating to MRIQPIDSIPSDAVKPPVFRSRLKRLFDRPFNGALRVTSSEKPVTGRDKDGGGAAEFEPSSVCLDKMVQNFMEDNNEKPSAAVKCARNSCNCFNGNSNDSSDDELDFFSDSISANSSFSDPSDTLKSLTPCATLAERNLLADASKIVEKNNKTPKRKDDLRKIVTDGLISLGYNASLCKSKWDKSPSIPAGEYEYIDVVVEGERVIIDVDFRSEFEIARSTSSYKAILQSLPYIFVGKTDRLIQIVAIASEAARQSLKKKGMHIPPWRKADYMKSKWLSPHLRLAADDGEEVVELEREGGELDLFFGEAEPSSPGKEAPVSMTWQLPAVKPKSFERGNKAVVTGLAALLKEKL from the exons ATGAGAATCCAGCCGATCGATTCGATCCCGAGCGACGCCGTGAAGCCGCCGGTGTTTAGGTCTCGGCTGAAGCGGTTATTTGACCGTCCGTTCAACGGCGCCCTCCGGGTTACTTCATCTGAGAAGCCGGTCACCGGAAGAGACAAAGATGGCGGTGGCGCAGCGGAGTTCGAGCCGAGCTCTGTGTGTTTGGATAAAATGGTTCAGAATTTCATGGAGGATAACAACGAGAAGCCCTCCGCGGCCGTGAAATGTGCTCGCAACAGCTGCAATTGCTTTAACGGTAACAGCAACGATAGCTCCGACGACGAGCTCGATTTCTTCTCCGATTCAATTTCCGCTAATTCCTCCTTCAGCGACCCATCGGATACTCTCAAG AGTTTGACGCCTTGCGCGACTCTGGCGGAGAGGAATCTATTGGCAGACGCTTCGAAGATTGTCGAGAAGAACAACAAAACTCCCAAAAGAAAAGACGATTTGAGGAAAATTGTCACCGATGGTCTAATCTCCCTCGGTTATAACGCCTCCCTTTGCAAATCCAAATGGGATAAATCCCCCTCAATTCCAGCTG GAGAGTACGAATACATCGATGTGGTGGTGGAAGGCGAGAGAGTGATAATCGACGTGGATTTCCGATCGGAGTTCGAGATCGCCCGATCGACGAGCAGTTACAAGGCGATTCTGCAGAGCCTCCCCTACATTTTCGTCGGAAAAACCGACAGGCTGATTCAGATCGTGGCGATCGCGTCGGAGGCGGCGCGGCAGAGCCTGAAGAAGAAAGGCATGCACATCCCGCCGTGGCGGAAAGCTGATTACATGAAATCGAAGTGGCTCAGCCCTCACCTCCGCCTCGCCGCCGACGATGGCGAGGAGGTGGTGGAATTGGAGCGCGAGGGGGGAGAATTGGACTTGTTCTTCGGTGAGGCGGAGCCCTCATCGCCGGGAAAGGAAGCTCCGGTGTCGATGACGTGGCAGCTGCCGGCGGTCAAGCCGAAGAGTTTTGAAAGAGGGAATAAAGCGGTGGTCACCGGATTAGCTGCTCTCCTCAAAGAGAAACTCTGA